Genomic segment of Perognathus longimembris pacificus isolate PPM17 chromosome 11, ASM2315922v1, whole genome shotgun sequence:
GCCCTTCTCTCCCCGCACTGTTACCTTCGGGTGCCTCACCGCGGGGTCAGCGGGCagagggcgggtgggggggttggGTCGGTCAGCCAGCTCAGCCTGAACAGAGAGAGGGGTGGTGGCTGTGAAAGGACAGTCAATGGCAGTGAACATGCACAAgttcccgcccacccccccccgaaGTTCAAGCCAACATGCAAAGTCAGCCAAGGGGCCCGAGAGAAGGGGGGGCATGCGTGGAGggcttgtgtgtgcatgccagcaGATAGATACTTCAAGAGGGAGAAAGGTGCCATCAACTTTGGAGTCCCTGGCCCACTGCAGTCCCGCCAGTGACCACCAGGTGGTGGTAGAGACCAAGGCTGGGAGCTCACCCTTTGCTGGAGCTGGGGTCGGGAGACTGAGAGGGGCACCCTGGTCACCTAATGAAGAGCGCCACTGGCAGGGAGTAGGGATCGGAGCTGTGGGTGGACACCAAGCCTCCCACCTGTCTTGGGACAGGACGGGGCCCATCTCAGATTTACCTGGAGTTTCTTAGGCACAGGGTCAGGCGGCAACGGCCTGGAAGGGGGGGCCGGGAAGCCAAGAGCACTAGCCTGCTGAGAGGTCAGGAGCAGACAGGCAGAGTGGGGAGGAAGGAGCAGAGAGACAGATGTGAGCAGAGAGGGGTTAGTGTCCAGGTAGGGGCAGCAGGGCCCTAAAGACGTGGGGCTGTGCATGCGGTTATTTATCGGCATGCAGGAGTGACCTGTGGTGGTATAGGCATGCAGGCTGCTTGTACACACTGACTCTTGTCGGCAGAaccccagggctcaggccccgggCACTCACCAAGCCTTCCATACATGGTGTCCTGGGTCCTGCCCAGagcacacccccccacccccgcttgtCCCCTGCACTGGTCACTGTGAAGGGCAGGGGTAGACCCACCTCTTAAAGCCATCAGCTGGGCCACCTGAAAGAGCTCAGCTGAGCCTCTGGCCCTCCCGTTCCAGTTTGCCTGCAGCCAGGGcagaggtggggagggctggCCCTGACTCCTCTGACTCTGAACCATGTTGACCTTTTTCTGAGTCTAGAACCTTCAGTGCCCACCTCTAGGGCACAAGGCCAAGGTCAGGCAAGGTGGGCTCCCTTTCCTCTGGTGTCCAGGGCTCACCTTGGTGTTCGGCATCAAGTGGGGCCTCTCTGAGGGTCCTGGGCGTTCACTGGGACCGGATTGGGCTGCCCTGAGCATGAGGTAAAACAGAGGGACAGGTGGGTGGGAGTagcagctcaggtggtagagcatcaaccagtgagcaaaagtgtcaaAACAAGAGTTCATATCCCAGTcttgtagaaaaaataaaaagaaccaaccagtagttggaggcatggctcagttggtagagtgccagccaaagcatgaaagcatcagatactaagttcaagtcccagtctcagacaaaattaaaaaaaaaagaaggaaagggtctAGCCTCAGACCCTTTTGACTACTCTGCTGCATTTGGTTGAAATTTGTAGCCCTTTGGAGAGCAGCTCTGTATGGTTTAGGCCAACTGGGTGAGGGAGAAATTGATCATTCTGCAGAAGGGCCACTGTATCTCACACTGGGTTCCTGGGGGGAATGGCCCtggcagacacatacacacacacacacacacacagacaccctcACCTCAGGGAGGGGACCTGGCCGGAAGGGGTTACAGGACACCTgcaaggaagggaggggtgaGGTCATGGTGGTCCATGGTGGTCAGCAGGGCTTCAGAAGCAGGGGGCAGAGGCTGCCCAGGGGAGGTGAGAATTGTCCCCAGCTGGATGAGATGGCAACGTGGAAGGGATGCTCGCACCTATATTGGCAACTGGTCCCCTTGAGCTGGCAAAGCCGCTGCTGCAGGCGCGCACGGTACCAGTAGCTGGCACCCAGCAACAGGAGGACCAGCAAcagcaggaggctgaggagcAGGCCTGTGGTCAGGGAGCCGGATGCTGTGGAGATGACCAGGTTTAAGGGTAGGCAAGATGCAGGGGTGGTGGTGTACACTTGTGATCGTAGCTACTAGGAAGGTGGGGATAGGACAGTGGTTCGAGGCTAAGCCAGGCAGTCAGTGAGATTGCATCTTAACCTCACCTAAAGCTGAGAATGGTGGTTATGCCTGGCCTCCCAACTACACAGGAAGCCTAGCCAGAAGGACCACAGGCCAGGCAGGCCTGggcatacacatgaggccctatcCCAAAAGTAAGCAcaacaaacagggctggtggcacagatcaagtggttgagcacctgcttggcaagcaagcacaaggccccgagtgcaaattctagtactgcctcaatcaatcaatcaatcaatcaatcatcagCAAGGTTAAGAATTCTACCCAGGAAGGAATGGGAAGGCAGGAGTGAAGTTGTCAGAGCATGTGAAAGGGTCAGAGTTGGGGAACTGGAAGTTAAGGGGTTAGAGGGCCAAAGGAAAGGCAGAAGCAGAGCCATGGTCCCCTCCCAGCCATCCCCCCAACCCCATTCCCCCGAAGGTTACCGTGGAGCTGGGTGATGCAATCAGGGGGTGCCCAGCCCTCCTCGCAGTGGCAGTGCCTGTTGCTGTCGCAGACCTAGAGGTTCAAGGTAAGAGCTTGAACTTCCACAACCGCAGGGACCAGCCAGAGCTCAGGAGAGAGGCGTCTACCCGTGTCagagggaacagtgctcagcagCACTTCAGCACGACGCCAGCAGCGTTCACGCTCGTCTTGCATCCCTCAGGAAGTGGGCACCAGTGTGTCCATTTGACACATAAGAAAACTGAGCCCACGGAGGTTACTAACCTGTCCCAGAGCCAGCAAGGGGCAGAACAAACACTGAGGACTCAGGTCCCTCTGTTCCCATAGCCTCTCATTCTTTTCCCGGAGGCTCCCTTCTCCCCGTCTAGCTTCCCCACGCCAGCTCACCCCATGCCCGTGGCATTTGCTTCGACATTCCTGTGCTCCCAGAAGATCCACAGGCCGGCACCGATGGTCTATGCATACCTGCCCCGTGGAGGGAGAAGAGCGAAGATCACAGGCTGGGACGGGCGGGCTGACGAGGCTCAGGCCCTCACCACTTTTACAGATGAGGCTCAGTGAGCAAAACCCTCAATCTGGGGTAGGAATCTGACTTGCTGTGAGGCCCAGACATTTTATACTGGTAGCCAGTGAGACCCTGGCACTGCTTGCTGGGGTTCTGTCACCTTCCATCTGCTCCTGCACCCAGGTTACTCACCAGGCCGGGGCCACAGGCAGTGCCAGGAAGagccaggaggggctgggctACATCATTGCCCAGGTCCAGATGCACCCAGCTGCAGTTGAGCTGTGTCCCATTGATGGCCAGGGTCTCCCAGCTCAAACCTTGGGCTGAGCCCAGCAGTGGCTGGGTTCTGCCCCCCTGGCACTGCAGCTGCCCACAGATGGCATCTCTGATGGTTGGAGAAAGGCACACAGGGTCAGCGGACACAGGGCCCAGTCTCCTGACAACCCAGAGGAGGAGCCTGGCTTCCCCACTTACCTAGGTGTGCAGGGGACATAGCTGCCATTGGGGCTGCGTCCACAGTTCCCAAAGACATTGCCCCGAGTGTTGGCTGTATGGAGGCAAAATGGGGCAGCGGGCTGGGCACCGGGGCCCCACAGAGACTGGCACTGCTGCGTATAAGAGGCACAGCGCCCGTGCATGCACACAGCCTGTCCACCAGCGCAGGGTTCACCGTCCCCCAGGCTGACATCGGCAGGGCACTGAGCGCTGTCTCCTGAGCAGAACTCGGGCAGGTCACAGTCACCTCTGGGAGGGCGGCACTGCCAGCCAGCGGGACGCAGCTGTGGAGGGTAGAAAGGCTGCGGTGTGGGTACTGGGCATATTCAACTGGGAGCTCAGGGTCAGAATGAGCCTTTCTCCCCTGGGCCCTTGCAGGGGAGCTCTGGGAAGGAGATCATTCTAGTTGGTGCCTACCTGGCAGTCTTGACAACAGGGTTCTTCAGATGCACATTGTGCCCCTGGCTTCAGCTGGCAGGTGAAGGCATCGCAGCAGGGATCGGTGCAAGCCTGGGGGCACAGGGCGCAGAGGGAGCCAACCGTCAGAACGGGCCAGCCCCAAGACCCACGTCCACGCCCTCCTCTCCAGAAGCAAACCCAGAAGCGAATGAGAGCTCCAGCCCGCTCGTCCACTGCTGTCCCTGCAGACAGGAAGCAGCAGAGTGCAGCTCCGGAGAGCAGCTAGCCAGGGTGACGGGGCAGAAGGGATGGACAAGGCTTTGGGTGAGGGGCTTACATCCGGGAAGCCGCAGTCACACTGCTCCTGAGGGTCCACAAACATATTTCCACACGAAGTGGACAGAGGGGGGAGGTTGGAGAGCCGTTCAAAGAGACAGCTGCCCATCCCCTCCAGGAGGGCTTTCTCCAGGGCCTGTCGGCTGCAGTTGCTGAAGTTCAGGCCTGGTAGGAAGctggaggaaggggtaacaaagaAAGTAGGGGTTGAGGAGTCTCCTGGCCTGCACGCTCCCTTACCACCCCCATCTCTGCTGCCCCCCCAGGAACCTGCAGTCACTCACTCAGTGGAGGCCTCCATGATGCAGCTCTTGGATGGAGCTGGGCCTGGACAGGGGCAGCTTCTCCCAGCTGAGTCATGGTCCAGGCCCAGGCTATGGCCGAGCTCATGTGCTATGGAAGAGGCGACCCCCAGGATGCTTGCCGAGTGGTCCTGTCATTGGAGAGGGGATACCAGGTCCAGCCTGACCCCAACAGAGCGCTCACCCCATCCTGACTGCCCCTGGTACAGACTGCACACggcctctctccttcttcttcttctgtgtgtgtgtactggtcctggggcttgaagtcagggcctgggcactgtccctgagcttttcttctcaaccTCCTTCATTACTTTTGAAGTAAGAGGAGAATCCAGTCCTGGGTGATAGGAATTCTGGGTTCTATGCCATGCCGAGagcagagaatcacagtttgaagtcagaccaagagatttttatccccaattaaacaccaaaaagccagaagtggagctgcggctcaactggcagagagctagccttgagcccaaaagcttagggacggtgcccagaccctgagttcaagccccaggacaggtacacacacacacaattccaggTTCTAGCTCAACTCTCTCATCTCCCTCATCACATAGCCCCTGGAGACCACCTGggggatttttctgtgtatactggtattgggacttgaactcagggcttgaacactgcccctgagctctttttgcttaaggctagtgctctatcccttgagccacagcgccacttctggccttttgtggttaattggagataagagcctcacatttcctacccaggctggcttcaatccatcaccctcagagctcggcctcctgagtag
This window contains:
- the Adam15 gene encoding LOW QUALITY PROTEIN: disintegrin and metalloproteinase domain-containing protein 15 (The sequence of the model RefSeq protein was modified relative to this genomic sequence to represent the inferred CDS: inserted 3 bases in 3 codons), yielding MPLALLWALGLLGAGSPRPSPPLPSAGGTEEHQTRPEKVLSGPLEHQVLQDNSPVHLAEELQTSPREGLRIQLELDGESHILELLPNRDLVPGRPTLXWYQPDGTRVVSKGHTLENCCYEGGVQGHXGSWVSICTCSGLRGLVVLXPERSYAWSWGLGDPQGPPVISRIQDILLPRHSCALSRRVPMPTRTSLDLPLGQHHLRRRKRDVITESKIVELVIVADHSEVRKYPDFQRLLNRSLEVALLLDTFFRPLNVRVVLVGLEAWTQHDLVEISSNPAITLENFLQWRRANLLPRLPHDSAQLVTDTSFSGPTVGMAIQNSICSPDFSGGVNMDHSASILGVASSIAHELGHSLGLDHDSAGRSCPCPGPAPSKSCIMEASTDFLPGLNFSNCSRQALEKALLEGMGSCLFERLSNLPPLSTSCGNMFVDPQEQCDCGFPDACTDPCCDAFTCQLKPGAQCASEEPCCQDCQLRPAGWQCRPPRGDCDLPEFCSGDSAQCPADVSLGDGEPCAGGQAVCMHGRCASYTQQCQSLWGPGAQPAAPFCLHTANTRGNVFGNCGRSPNGSYVPCTPRDAICGQLQCQGGRTQPLLGSAQGLSWETLAINGTQLNCSWVHLDLGNDVAQPLLALPGTACGPGLVCIDHRCRPVDLLGAQECRSKCHGHGVCDSNRHCHCEEGWAPPDCITQLHASGSLTTGLLLSLLLLLVLLLLGASYWYRARLQQRLCQLKGTSCQYRCPVTPSGQVPSLRAAQSGPSERPGPSERPHLMPNTKQASALGFPAPPSRPLPPDPVPKKLQAELADRPNPPTRPLPADPAVRHPKSQGPAKPPPPRKPLPADPQGRRPSHDLPSSGAGIMPVVVPSRPAPPPPAPSSLYL